One genomic segment of Sminthopsis crassicaudata isolate SCR6 chromosome 4, ASM4859323v1, whole genome shotgun sequence includes these proteins:
- the SPACDR gene encoding sperm acrosome developmental regulator produces MCLSWLYRLWEKLRLVFFPWTRSTIQLSTLVIPGSREKVLKEIGESKRVVNEDVREQSRSLLQMPQTAMYNVTSFVESFLHFGRKLGVGKSNTSQPSLGLPHYMDSKEAEMLRDLYVVLWTMRERIRELVRRQERRRRRHSRPPVCTSSARGSKQDARSPL; encoded by the exons ATGTGTTTGTCCTGGCTATATCGTCTTTGGGAGAAGCTTAGGCTCGTG TTCTTCCCCTGGACAAGATCCACTATTCAGCTTTCTACTTTGGTGATCCCCGGCTCCAGAGAAAAAGTGTTAAAAGAGATAGGAGAGTCAAAGAGGGTGGTAAACGAGGATGTGAGGGAACAGTCAAGAAGTCTGCTTCAGATGCCCCAAACAGCTATGTATAACGTCACCAGCTTCGTGGAGTCGTTCCTGCACTTTGGCAGGAAGCTCGGTGTGGGAAAG AGCAACACTTCCCAGCCCTCGCTGGGCCTTCCACACTATATGGATTCGAAAGAAGCAGAGATGCTGAGGGATCTGTACGTGGTCCTGTGGACAATGAGGGAGCGGATCCGGGAGCTGGTCCGGCGGCAGGAGAGACGGAGGCGGCGCCATTCCAGACCCCCTGTCTGCACATCGTCAGCCCGAGGCTCAAAGCAGGATGCCCGTAGCCCCCTGTAG
- the TSC22D4 gene encoding TSC22 domain family protein 4, with translation MSGGKKKSSFQITSVTTDYEGPEGSGGGDSPTAMVSTLPTPRLPNGEPSSELGGKGTPRNGSPPPGAPASRFRVVKLPQGLGEPYRRGRWTCVDIYERDLEAPGLNRLLEGIRGATGGTGGRSLDSRLELSSLGLVSLNSQPQGPTNWLRPPPTSPGLQARSFTGGLTHLAGGKGRAETPPLPTSSPQQHPLEPSDGGSTGVLAPHASTQLPTLWVEAEMGPPAMTPPIIRKKDGAPWLRKEEEERRQLPLQGSRPGSPALSLLQDTNLNRKSSDPFGASVQRLSLARSMLAIGSPLDGDDDSGSGSMVAIDNKIEQAMDLVKSHLMFAVREEVEVLKEQIRELAERNAALEQENGLLRSLASPEQLAQLPVSGTPRPGSLAPNGPSS, from the exons ATGAGTGGGGGTAAGAAGAAAAGCAGTTTCCAGATTACCAGTGTCACCACAGACTATGAAGGTCCTGAGGGATCTGGGGGAGGTGACTCCCCTACGGCTATGGTTTCTACCTTACCCACTCCTCGTCTTCCCAATGGGGAGCCTAGCTCAGAGCTGGGAGGCAAAGGGACCCCTCGAAATGGCTCCCCACCTCCTGGGGCCCCAGCATCACGTTTCCGGGTAGTGAAGCTTCCCCAGGGACTAGGAGAACCATATCGTCGAGGGCGTTGGACATGTGTGGACATTTATGAGAGAGACCTGGAAGCCCCTGGACTTAACCGGCTCCTGGAAGGAATTCGGGGAGCCACTGGAGGGACTGGAGGTCGTTCTTTGGACTCTAGACTAGAGTTGTCCAGTTTGGGCCTGGTTTCCCTAAACTCCCAGCCTCAGGGCCCAACTAATTGGCTTCGCCCACCCCCAACTTCCCCTGGCCTTCAGGCCCGATCCTTCACTGGGGGACTAACCCACCTGGCAGGGGGCAAGGGGAGGGCTGAAACTCCACCCCTTCCAACTTCCTCACCCCAACAGCATCCCCTGGAACCCAGTGATGGGGGCAGTACAGGGGTACTGGCACCACATGCCTCAACCCAGCTGCCTACCCTTTGGGTAGAGGCAGAGATGGGACCCCCAGCAATGACTCCTCCAATCATTCGAAAGAAGGATGGAGCCCCTTGGctgaggaaagaggaggaggaaagaagacag CTCCCTCTCCAAGGTTCCCGACCTGGCTCTCCAGCCCTCTCCCTCCTCCAGGATACCAATCTCAACCGGAAATCCTCAGACCCCTTTGGAGCCTCTGTTCAGCGCCTAAGTCTGGCTCGATCTATGCTTGCAATTGGCAGCCCCCTTGATGGTGATGATGACAG TGGCTCTGGAAGCATGGTTGCCATTGACAACAAGATTGAACAAGCCATG GACTTGGTGAAGTCTCACCTAATGTTTGCAGTTCGGGAGGAAGTGGAAGTTCTGAAGGAACAGATCCGAGAACTTGCTGAACGAAATGCAGCTCTGGAGCAAGAAAATGGATTGCTTCGGTCTCTGGCCAGCCCTGAACAGCTGGCCCAACTTCCGGTCTCTGGGACCCCTCGCCCGGGATCCCTTGCCCCAAATGGGCCCTCTTCATGA